The following proteins are co-located in the Paludibaculum fermentans genome:
- a CDS encoding carbon-nitrogen hydrolase family protein, translating to MKSTVRVAAVSAESHPARTEANLDTIRRCARKAAEQGADLVLFPELSVTGFVPNHPVGDHAQWLREVLQGAWAMAEPLNGPAVRELAAISAETGVFLAAGLLENAGNVLFNTHVLAGEGRVYAHWRKMHIPMFEMQVYNGGGVPEVVDTPLGRIGANICFDTLLPESTRLLAVQGCEIALFPFAADPAPGTAEAWAAWARPVLQARCAENGIYGAACNYLGSVSFAGASQSFPGGAMTLAPGGQVLAEGAAELLLTDFTAQGLLDARAAFEYTFRFRRPELYGSLTR from the coding sequence ATGAAGTCCACAGTAAGAGTTGCCGCCGTCTCCGCTGAGAGCCACCCCGCCCGCACCGAAGCAAACCTGGATACCATCCGCCGTTGTGCCCGCAAAGCAGCGGAACAGGGGGCCGATCTGGTGCTCTTTCCCGAACTCAGCGTCACCGGCTTCGTTCCGAACCATCCCGTGGGCGATCACGCGCAGTGGCTGCGCGAGGTCCTGCAAGGCGCCTGGGCTATGGCGGAGCCGCTCAACGGTCCCGCTGTGCGCGAACTCGCCGCCATTTCCGCCGAAACCGGAGTCTTTCTGGCCGCGGGGCTCCTGGAGAATGCGGGCAACGTCCTCTTCAATACGCATGTGCTGGCCGGCGAAGGCCGCGTCTACGCTCACTGGCGGAAGATGCACATCCCGATGTTCGAAATGCAGGTCTACAACGGCGGCGGCGTTCCTGAGGTCGTCGACACACCCTTGGGCCGCATCGGCGCGAACATCTGCTTCGATACGCTCCTGCCCGAGTCCACCCGCCTGCTGGCCGTGCAGGGTTGCGAAATCGCGCTGTTTCCGTTCGCCGCCGATCCCGCCCCCGGCACCGCCGAAGCCTGGGCCGCCTGGGCCCGTCCCGTGCTCCAGGCGCGTTGTGCGGAAAACGGAATCTACGGAGCCGCCTGCAACTACCTCGGCAGCGTCTCCTTCGCGGGCGCCAGCCAGTCGTTCCCAGGCGGAGCCATGACGCTAGCCCCCGGAGGCCAGGTCCTGGCGGAAGGTGCAGCCGAGCTGCTGCTGACCGACTTCACCGCCCAGGGCCTGCTCGATGCGCGGGCGGCCTTCGAGTACACTTTCCGCTTCCGCCGGCCAGAGCTGTACGGTTCCCTCACTCGTTAG
- a CDS encoding radical SAM protein — protein sequence MSRFRELTLLSSADGARMALGFPLAALHLLRDGAVTQGATPFPRRLGLFLTNRCNFACPMCAVQDARDEGLAHGGDMPFQILDTVLAECSPHQPVVDLIGGEPLLYPRIGEAVQLASRRRVLAVLTTNGLKLEQQAEALVKARLPMLQISIDGWDEPSQAARGGVRDSLSRIRAGIRAVQQARGRRSFPAIRVLTAITRVNHAHLDRIQQLVAELGVRSWGLSNYFYVNRNAHARHQEFALLHGLTGAVVAHSIPGDVYLDSVQVAGLKASLLRVKAANRTLRLKIAYAWDIDLDSYYSTREAARGLLCELPCRRLDIQTDGRMAVCVSGKQLGQVGRDSITQVRQGAAMAGYRRLYEQTRPMPMCFRCCGLSQSIRFDAVAVPHREPAATARQ from the coding sequence ATGAGCCGATTCCGCGAATTGACTCTCCTCTCTTCCGCGGACGGCGCACGGATGGCCCTTGGTTTCCCCCTGGCCGCGCTTCACCTGTTGCGCGATGGAGCCGTTACCCAGGGCGCCACGCCCTTTCCCCGGAGGCTCGGACTCTTCCTCACGAATCGCTGCAATTTCGCCTGCCCGATGTGCGCCGTGCAGGATGCCCGCGACGAAGGGCTCGCCCACGGCGGCGACATGCCCTTCCAAATCCTCGACACAGTTTTGGCCGAATGTTCGCCCCATCAGCCGGTGGTCGATCTCATTGGCGGCGAACCGCTGCTCTACCCGCGCATCGGCGAAGCCGTGCAACTGGCCTCGCGCCGCCGCGTTCTCGCGGTCCTGACGACCAACGGTCTCAAGTTGGAGCAGCAGGCCGAAGCCCTGGTGAAAGCCCGTCTACCCATGCTCCAGATCTCAATCGATGGCTGGGACGAGCCCTCGCAAGCCGCGCGCGGCGGAGTGAGAGACTCGCTGAGCCGGATCCGTGCCGGCATTCGAGCCGTGCAGCAGGCCCGCGGACGCCGGTCATTTCCTGCGATCCGCGTCCTCACCGCCATCACTCGGGTCAACCATGCTCACCTCGATCGCATCCAGCAACTTGTCGCGGAACTGGGTGTCCGTTCCTGGGGCCTCTCCAACTACTTCTACGTCAACCGCAATGCCCACGCCCGGCACCAGGAGTTTGCCCTGTTGCACGGCCTCACCGGAGCCGTCGTCGCCCATTCGATCCCTGGAGATGTCTATCTGGATTCGGTCCAGGTGGCTGGCCTCAAGGCTTCTCTCCTGCGCGTAAAAGCCGCAAACCGAACGCTCCGGCTGAAGATCGCCTACGCCTGGGACATCGACCTGGACAGCTACTACTCGACCCGCGAGGCCGCCCGTGGCCTGCTCTGCGAACTACCCTGCCGGCGTCTCGACATCCAGACCGACGGCCGGATGGCGGTCTGTGTCAGCGGCAAACAACTGGGCCAGGTAGGCCGCGACAGCATCACGCAGGTGCGGCAAGGTGCGGCCATGGCCGGCTACCGCCGCCTTTACGAGCAAACCCGCCCCATGCCCATGTGCTTCCGTTGCTGCGGCTTGTCGCAGTCGATCCGGTTTGACGCCGTGGCTGTGCCCCATCGCGAGCCGGCAGCAACTGCGCGCCAGTGA
- a CDS encoding helix-turn-helix domain-containing protein, giving the protein MNVSLCKALDAADLKKARTLLLSGEYSKVQVADELDVSRHTLWRTLSQKRTK; this is encoded by the coding sequence CTGAACGTCTCCCTTTGCAAGGCGCTCGATGCGGCCGACTTGAAGAAGGCGAGGACGCTCCTGTTGTCCGGGGAGTACAGCAAAGTGCAGGTTGCCGATGAACTTGATGTCAGTCGCCATACGTTGTGGCGGACCCTGTCGCAGAAGAGGACGAAATGA
- a CDS encoding glycoside hydrolase family 2 — MSPSDATQLKLIAGIVMATLLAVAIVTADLASGGRPDPPALRAAATLLDGSWRFRTGDDPHWADGNADDSGWETVDMTALPGSHDGDVGLPDYVGGWMAHGHPGYHGYAWYRRAVAVPAGRASWEILGPTLVEDGYELYWNGRLLGGSGELGPAPRVVGTRPLRFALPSDAAGTRGVIAVRAYMRPGSGGSADGGGMHSAPILAQRPVSEALHRVQWGRTIAGYIVEVIEPAAMFAVIGLALGYRYRSSRRSFLMLASMALALMAARRLSNAIVAWTDLIDLDTYAWQASVMWVPMVAVWTLAWNRWCERPWRSLDVLAALLSVAGAIGAVMRAANVTSGSRLGSIALFIVIGARIARTGPRRLLALGTLASTMAALFGAELLDPIGVPGIWFPFGIGVSRTQYVYAIAVPLTALLIVRTLPSKENALIGDGGDVARLIA, encoded by the coding sequence ATGAGTCCAAGCGATGCAACACAACTAAAACTGATCGCCGGCATCGTGATGGCGACGCTGCTGGCGGTGGCCATCGTGACCGCCGACCTGGCAAGCGGCGGTCGCCCCGATCCGCCGGCGCTGCGGGCCGCAGCTACGCTGCTCGATGGCTCCTGGCGATTCCGGACCGGCGATGACCCACACTGGGCAGACGGCAATGCGGACGATAGCGGTTGGGAGACGGTCGATATGACGGCCTTGCCTGGCAGCCACGACGGCGACGTGGGCCTGCCGGACTACGTAGGCGGGTGGATGGCGCACGGTCATCCCGGCTATCACGGCTACGCGTGGTACCGGCGCGCGGTGGCGGTGCCGGCCGGACGCGCATCGTGGGAGATCCTGGGGCCGACCCTCGTCGAGGACGGCTACGAACTATATTGGAACGGCCGGTTACTGGGCGGGTCGGGCGAGCTCGGCCCGGCGCCTCGCGTCGTTGGTACGCGGCCACTTCGGTTCGCGCTTCCCAGCGATGCGGCGGGCACCCGTGGCGTGATCGCTGTCCGCGCATACATGCGGCCCGGCTCCGGCGGCAGCGCGGACGGCGGCGGCATGCACAGCGCGCCCATACTCGCTCAGCGGCCGGTTAGCGAAGCGCTGCACCGTGTGCAATGGGGACGAACCATCGCCGGTTACATTGTCGAAGTGATCGAACCGGCCGCCATGTTCGCGGTCATCGGCCTGGCGCTGGGGTACCGGTATCGCAGCAGCCGCAGGAGTTTCCTGATGCTGGCCAGCATGGCGCTGGCGCTGATGGCAGCGAGGAGACTCAGCAACGCGATCGTCGCATGGACCGATCTGATCGATCTGGACACCTATGCGTGGCAGGCGTCGGTGATGTGGGTGCCGATGGTGGCGGTCTGGACGTTGGCCTGGAACCGTTGGTGCGAGCGTCCGTGGCGCAGCCTCGATGTGTTGGCTGCACTGCTGTCGGTCGCGGGGGCCATCGGCGCCGTGATGCGTGCGGCGAATGTCACAAGCGGCAGCCGGCTGGGGTCGATCGCGTTGTTTATCGTGATCGGCGCGCGCATTGCCCGCACAGGACCAAGGCGGCTCCTGGCGCTCGGCACCTTGGCCTCGACGATGGCCGCATTGTTCGGCGCCGAACTGCTCGATCCGATCGGCGTGCCGGGCATCTGGTTTCCGTTCGGCATCGGCGTGTCGCGGACACAGTATGTCTACGCGATCGCCGTCCCGCTGACGGCCTTGCTGATCGTCCGAACCTTGCCTTCCAAAGAGAACGCATTGATCGGCGATGGGGGGGACGTTGCGCGGTTGATCGCGTGA
- a CDS encoding CGNR zinc finger domain-containing protein yields the protein MWLDSMAAMDSGNYRYQFVAGNLALDFVNTVAFRADPGKRKDHLQCAADVRLWAGQAQLPDRAAILSEPLLGTPALRRIRAIREQLFAVFHAIASDDPVPADTLAQIGNALHDCCARRCLSLQGTDVRWTWRPGARCTDYLLYPVLMAATDLLTSVARGSVRQCEDAGCGWLFLDRSNARKRRWCSMADCGNRNKARKFYQREAGLI from the coding sequence ATGTGGTTAGATTCGATGGCCGCCATGGACAGCGGAAATTACAGATATCAGTTTGTCGCCGGAAACCTCGCGCTCGATTTCGTCAACACCGTCGCATTTCGAGCGGATCCCGGGAAGAGGAAGGACCATCTGCAATGTGCCGCGGATGTGCGCCTGTGGGCTGGCCAGGCTCAGTTGCCGGATCGGGCTGCAATCCTTTCCGAGCCCCTTCTGGGAACCCCGGCGCTGCGGCGCATCCGCGCAATCCGCGAACAACTGTTTGCGGTTTTCCATGCAATCGCAAGCGATGACCCGGTCCCGGCGGACACACTGGCCCAGATTGGCAATGCTTTGCACGATTGTTGCGCCAGGAGATGTTTGTCCCTTCAGGGAACTGATGTTCGCTGGACTTGGCGGCCTGGAGCGCGGTGTACGGACTATCTCCTCTATCCCGTCCTCATGGCAGCAACCGATCTTCTCACCTCTGTTGCCCGCGGTTCGGTCCGTCAATGCGAAGACGCAGGCTGCGGCTGGCTGTTCCTGGACCGATCCAATGCCCGCAAGCGACGTTGGTGCAGCATGGCTGACTGCGGCAACCGCAACAAGGCCCGCAAGTTCTACCAGCGCGAGGCCGGTCTGATCTAG
- a CDS encoding sugar phosphate isomerase/epimerase family protein produces MRSLLSAILTLSLLSWGAAPASMQAGHVGIFLRCTGKTEPREALQAVRSLGLHMVQISKLPDRFYSPEGAKEFAALLKESGVQASAVVAVYDGENYKDIPTIRATVGFMPAAFMDQRVAYTKKCVDFAAALKVKIVTFHVGFLPAQPTDPDYQRLVHAVRDVAQYAAKHRVTISLETGQESADELLQFLGQVARRNVGVNFDMANLVLYGKDDAPAALRKLLPKVTSVHVKDGLQPGDPARLGAETRLGEGKAGVKECLQILKAAHFAGPVVIENYVFRGRKSEPMDELALAKAYVDQILAQ; encoded by the coding sequence ATGCGTAGCCTGCTCTCCGCGATCCTCACCCTCAGCCTCCTCTCCTGGGGCGCCGCACCCGCCTCAATGCAGGCCGGGCATGTCGGCATCTTTCTCCGCTGCACCGGCAAGACCGAACCCCGCGAGGCACTGCAGGCCGTGCGCTCCCTCGGCCTGCACATGGTTCAGATCAGCAAGCTGCCCGACCGCTTCTACTCCCCCGAAGGCGCCAAGGAATTCGCGGCCCTGCTGAAGGAATCCGGAGTCCAGGCTAGCGCCGTCGTGGCCGTCTACGACGGTGAGAACTACAAGGACATCCCCACCATTCGCGCCACCGTCGGGTTCATGCCCGCCGCCTTCATGGACCAACGCGTCGCCTACACGAAGAAGTGCGTCGACTTCGCGGCCGCCCTCAAAGTGAAGATCGTCACCTTTCACGTCGGCTTCCTGCCCGCCCAGCCCACCGATCCCGACTATCAGCGGCTGGTCCACGCCGTCAGGGACGTGGCACAGTACGCCGCGAAACACCGCGTCACCATCTCGCTGGAGACCGGCCAGGAAAGCGCCGACGAGTTGCTGCAGTTCCTCGGCCAGGTGGCCCGCCGCAACGTCGGCGTCAACTTCGACATGGCCAATCTGGTGCTCTACGGCAAGGATGATGCTCCGGCAGCGCTCAGGAAACTACTGCCCAAGGTCACTTCGGTTCACGTCAAAGACGGACTCCAGCCCGGAGACCCAGCCCGCCTGGGCGCTGAGACCCGGCTCGGAGAAGGGAAGGCCGGCGTGAAGGAATGCCTCCAGATCCTGAAGGCCGCGCACTTCGCCGGACCCGTGGTGATCGAGAACTACGTCTTTCGCGGTCGCAAGTCGGAACCGATGGACGAGCTCGCCTTGGCCAAGGCCTACGTCGATCAGATCCTGGCCCAATAA
- a CDS encoding M20/M25/M40 family metallo-hydrolase yields MRCVKLLFLCATLAAAADNDAPRRLAARALGETPLWTDLRALCDGIGGRPTGSPAAQRSVEWAVKTFRAAGLTSVTVEPFKIPQLWLPGTAEASALSPVQFPIRLAAAPFTASTHGALEANLVDVGEGSEQDFARAGARARGAIVLVRSKEMKSFDDLFAEYLRNDALISSARKAGAAALLLQSTRPRGLLYRHPMGLDGALVPLPAAVVSREHAERLSRLAEAGDVRLRLNLQNQTGGEYESQNVVAEIRGREKPEEIVLIGAHLDSWDLGTGAEDNGVNVAMILDVARGFQELGIVPRRTIRFALFTGEEQGMWGSRRYVERHRAELDNFVATVTFDTGSGRLSGFYLNGREDLRAPVNAALAPLSGFTASDHLIDALDGTDNFDFLLSGVPNLVGVQDPIPYLPDYHAESDTFDRVNQREQKITTAIASALVWSLAESPQRLRRQSRQEVEKLLIDTKLDQQMKAFGQWSDFTAGQRGLFQ; encoded by the coding sequence ATGAGATGCGTAAAGCTGCTGTTTCTGTGTGCGACGCTCGCGGCGGCCGCCGACAATGATGCGCCGCGGCGCCTGGCCGCCCGCGCCCTGGGCGAAACGCCCCTCTGGACGGATCTGCGGGCCCTCTGCGACGGCATCGGCGGCAGGCCCACTGGCTCGCCCGCCGCTCAACGTTCCGTGGAATGGGCGGTGAAGACCTTCCGCGCAGCCGGCCTGACCTCCGTCACAGTCGAGCCGTTCAAGATCCCCCAGCTCTGGTTGCCCGGCACCGCCGAAGCCTCCGCTCTGTCGCCCGTACAATTCCCCATCCGGCTGGCGGCGGCGCCCTTCACGGCGTCCACCCACGGCGCACTGGAAGCGAACCTTGTCGATGTCGGCGAAGGCTCCGAACAGGACTTCGCCCGCGCGGGCGCTCGGGCCAGGGGCGCCATCGTACTGGTCCGCAGCAAGGAGATGAAGTCCTTCGACGACCTCTTCGCCGAGTACCTCCGGAACGATGCGCTGATCTCCTCCGCCAGGAAGGCCGGCGCCGCCGCGCTGCTGCTCCAGTCCACCCGCCCGCGCGGCCTGCTCTACCGCCATCCCATGGGCCTCGACGGCGCCCTCGTCCCGCTGCCGGCGGCGGTGGTCAGCCGCGAGCATGCCGAGCGCCTGTCCCGCCTGGCCGAAGCCGGCGACGTCCGCCTTCGCCTCAATCTGCAGAACCAGACCGGCGGCGAGTACGAATCGCAAAACGTCGTGGCCGAGATTCGTGGCCGCGAGAAGCCCGAGGAGATCGTCCTCATCGGAGCCCACCTCGACTCCTGGGATCTCGGCACCGGCGCCGAGGACAACGGCGTCAACGTCGCCATGATCCTCGACGTGGCCCGCGGCTTCCAGGAACTCGGCATTGTGCCCCGCCGCACCATCCGCTTTGCGCTGTTTACCGGCGAGGAGCAAGGCATGTGGGGTTCGCGCCGCTACGTCGAACGCCATCGCGCGGAGCTCGACAACTTCGTCGCGACCGTCACCTTCGATACCGGCTCCGGCCGGCTCAGCGGCTTCTATCTGAATGGCCGCGAGGACCTGCGCGCGCCCGTCAACGCCGCTCTCGCGCCCCTCAGCGGCTTCACCGCCTCAGACCACCTGATCGACGCACTCGACGGCACCGACAACTTCGACTTCCTGCTCTCCGGCGTACCCAACCTCGTCGGGGTGCAGGATCCCATCCCCTACCTGCCTGACTACCACGCCGAGTCCGACACCTTCGATCGCGTGAACCAGCGCGAGCAGAAGATCACCACGGCCATCGCCTCCGCCCTGGTGTGGTCGCTGGCCGAAAGCCCCCAGCGCCTGCGGCGCCAGTCCCGCCAGGAGGTCGAGAAACTCCTGATCGACACCAAGCTCGACCAGCAGATGAAGGCCTTTGGCCAGTGGAGCGACTTCACCGCCGGCCAGCGCGGTCTCTTCCAATAG
- a CDS encoding NUDIX hydrolase: MDDPQWLSWVRQLQAIAQTGLTYAKDVYDIERYQTLRRLSAEMAAAGAGLPDSASILDLFSGDTGYATPKVDVRAAVFQAGRILLVQEHEDGLWTLPGGWADVGDAPSQAAVREVKEESGYDVVATKLAAVYDRNLHGHPPIPFHAYKLYFLCDLVGGQPTTSYETDAVEFFAEDQIPPLSLTRVTPALIAHLFEHHRHPEWPTSFD; this comes from the coding sequence ATGGACGACCCGCAATGGTTATCGTGGGTCCGGCAACTGCAGGCCATCGCGCAGACCGGGCTGACTTACGCGAAAGACGTCTACGATATCGAGCGCTATCAGACCCTGCGCCGCCTCTCCGCCGAGATGGCGGCGGCGGGTGCCGGACTCCCGGACTCCGCCAGCATCCTCGATCTGTTCAGCGGCGATACCGGCTATGCCACGCCCAAAGTGGATGTCCGCGCCGCGGTCTTCCAGGCTGGCCGCATCCTGCTCGTCCAGGAGCACGAGGACGGCCTGTGGACACTCCCCGGAGGCTGGGCCGACGTCGGTGACGCACCCAGCCAGGCCGCCGTGCGGGAGGTGAAGGAGGAATCCGGCTACGACGTCGTCGCCACCAAGCTCGCCGCCGTCTACGACCGCAATCTCCACGGCCACCCGCCCATCCCCTTCCACGCCTACAAGCTCTACTTCCTGTGCGACCTGGTCGGTGGCCAGCCCACGACCAGTTACGAAACGGACGCCGTGGAGTTCTTCGCGGAAGACCAGATCCCTCCACTCTCGCTCACCCGGGTGACCCCGGCGCTCATAGCCCATCTCTTCGAGCACCACCGTCACCCCGAGTGGCCCACGTCTTTTGACTGA
- a CDS encoding L-lactate MFS transporter has product MQANELGGLNRWWRVVGGLSMNLALGTLYGWSVFVAPLEAQFGWKRAETSMVFTIAVIVFALSFVAAGRLQDKYGPLACSLTGGILVSLGFYLCSFTTSLNYLYLCFGVIGGLGNGFGYATPIPVMAKWFPDKRGLAVGLAVGGYGAGSAIFGPLSQLKLIPAYGLPATFQILGGIFLVMTIVGALLLRNPPAGYRPAGWTPPAVQGAAPSRDFAPSEMLKTRTFYLMWLGYALGCSAGLMVISQLVPFAKSVGIGAAALSTMTLVVGAFGNASGRILSGWMSDRLGRINVLRTMIGICIVAMPALYAAGSNVALLYGAVFVVYWCYGTQLSVNGVAASDFWGTKNAGINYGILFTAWGVAGIIGPRIGGVLYDRYHDYQAAFYSAAALAAVALLCELGARRPGAKA; this is encoded by the coding sequence ATGCAAGCGAACGAACTGGGCGGGCTGAACCGGTGGTGGCGTGTGGTGGGCGGGTTGTCCATGAATCTGGCGCTGGGGACGCTGTATGGCTGGAGCGTCTTCGTCGCGCCGCTGGAGGCTCAGTTCGGCTGGAAGCGGGCGGAGACCTCGATGGTCTTCACGATCGCCGTGATCGTGTTCGCCCTGAGCTTCGTGGCGGCGGGGCGGCTGCAGGACAAGTACGGACCGCTGGCCTGTTCGTTGACGGGCGGGATCCTGGTCAGTTTGGGGTTCTACCTCTGCTCCTTCACGACGAGCCTGAACTACCTGTATCTGTGCTTCGGGGTGATCGGCGGGTTGGGCAATGGGTTTGGCTACGCGACGCCGATTCCCGTGATGGCGAAGTGGTTTCCGGATAAGCGCGGCCTGGCGGTTGGCTTGGCGGTGGGCGGATATGGCGCGGGCTCAGCCATCTTTGGTCCGCTGTCGCAATTGAAGTTGATCCCAGCCTACGGGCTGCCCGCGACCTTCCAGATTCTGGGTGGGATCTTCCTGGTGATGACCATCGTGGGTGCGTTGCTGCTGAGGAATCCTCCGGCCGGTTACCGGCCCGCGGGCTGGACCCCGCCGGCGGTGCAGGGTGCGGCCCCCAGCCGGGACTTCGCGCCCAGTGAGATGTTGAAGACGCGCACGTTCTACCTGATGTGGCTCGGCTATGCCCTGGGCTGTTCGGCCGGGTTGATGGTGATCAGCCAACTGGTGCCTTTCGCGAAGAGCGTGGGGATTGGAGCGGCGGCGCTGTCGACGATGACGCTGGTGGTGGGCGCCTTCGGGAACGCGTCGGGCCGGATCCTGTCGGGCTGGATGTCTGACCGTCTGGGGCGGATCAATGTGCTGCGGACCATGATCGGGATCTGCATCGTGGCCATGCCCGCGCTGTATGCGGCGGGCAGCAATGTGGCGCTGCTCTATGGGGCGGTGTTCGTCGTGTACTGGTGCTACGGGACTCAGTTGTCGGTGAACGGCGTAGCGGCGTCCGACTTCTGGGGGACGAAGAACGCGGGCATCAACTACGGGATCCTGTTCACGGCGTGGGGTGTGGCGGGCATCATTGGTCCGCGGATCGGCGGCGTGCTGTACGACCGCTATCACGACTATCAGGCGGCGTTCTATAGCGCTGCTGCGTTGGCGGCGGTGGCCCTGCTGTGCGAGCTGGGAGCCCGGCGGCCAGGGGCCAAAGCCTAA
- a CDS encoding DegT/DnrJ/EryC1/StrS family aminotransferase, producing MDRRIFLASVAASAAGSEPALAAQGGTPVRDKPLRTDNWGPLHYDSAEKAQVDEVVDTGVPFRFSGRRGVAPVKVSTYEKEFAAKIGARFALAVSSGTAALECAIAALQIGPGDEVIMPAWTWHSDCTAVVRAGALPVFAEIDETFNLDPADLEARITPHTKAIIAVHLQGNPAHLDPILAIAGKHKLRVIEDCSQAVGASYKGRRLGSMGDIATYSHQESKTITSGEGGTVVSSNPELFERAVRFHDVGNIFAPHKDMLGEVRLSPFVGTNFRMSEFSGGVMLAQLRKLDQILAAVRGNAERVYHGLADIPGLRFRQRPDAAGDLCSPVFVRFDTKAQRDRFLELMKAENVPANGPSGSVVLPIQPYIENKITVHPAWPSWQSERGKAIRYGAASCPRTIDILSRFAGVPVGPKYTRQDTDDIVAAVRKAYPAALRA from the coding sequence ATGGACCGCAGGATCTTCCTCGCCTCCGTCGCCGCATCCGCCGCGGGATCTGAACCCGCCCTCGCCGCGCAGGGCGGCACGCCCGTCCGCGACAAGCCGCTCCGCACCGACAACTGGGGCCCGCTGCACTACGACTCGGCCGAAAAGGCACAAGTCGACGAGGTCGTCGATACCGGCGTCCCGTTCCGCTTCTCGGGCCGCCGCGGAGTCGCCCCCGTCAAAGTCTCCACCTATGAGAAGGAGTTCGCCGCCAAGATCGGCGCCCGCTTCGCCCTGGCCGTGAGCTCCGGCACCGCCGCGCTCGAATGCGCCATCGCCGCCCTCCAGATCGGACCCGGCGACGAAGTCATCATGCCCGCCTGGACCTGGCACTCTGACTGCACCGCCGTGGTCCGCGCCGGAGCCCTCCCCGTCTTCGCCGAGATCGACGAGACCTTCAACCTCGATCCCGCTGACCTCGAGGCCCGCATCACCCCGCACACCAAGGCCATCATCGCCGTCCACCTGCAGGGCAATCCGGCCCACCTCGATCCCATCCTCGCCATCGCCGGCAAACACAAGCTGCGCGTCATCGAAGACTGCTCGCAAGCCGTCGGAGCCTCCTACAAAGGCCGCCGCCTCGGCTCCATGGGCGACATCGCCACATACAGCCATCAGGAGAGCAAGACCATCACCTCCGGCGAAGGCGGCACCGTGGTCTCCTCCAACCCGGAACTCTTCGAACGCGCCGTCCGCTTCCACGACGTCGGCAACATCTTCGCGCCGCACAAGGACATGCTGGGCGAGGTCCGCCTCTCGCCCTTCGTCGGCACCAACTTCCGTATGAGCGAGTTCTCTGGCGGCGTCATGCTGGCGCAGCTCCGCAAGCTCGATCAGATCCTGGCCGCGGTCCGGGGCAATGCCGAGCGCGTCTACCACGGCCTCGCAGACATCCCTGGCCTGCGCTTCCGGCAGCGGCCCGATGCTGCCGGTGACCTCTGCTCTCCCGTGTTCGTCCGCTTCGACACCAAGGCCCAGCGCGACCGCTTCCTGGAGCTGATGAAGGCCGAGAACGTCCCGGCCAACGGTCCCAGCGGCTCAGTGGTCCTCCCCATCCAGCCCTATATCGAGAACAAGATCACGGTCCACCCCGCGTGGCCCTCCTGGCAATCCGAACGCGGCAAGGCCATCCGCTACGGCGCAGCTTCCTGCCCGCGCACCATCGACATCCTGTCGCGCTTCGCCGGAGTCCCTGTCGGGCCCAAGTACACCCGCCAGGACACCGACGACATCGTGGCCGCCGTGCGCAAGGCGTACCCCGCGGCTCTCCGCGCCTGA